Proteins encoded by one window of Salvia splendens isolate huo1 chromosome 7, SspV2, whole genome shotgun sequence:
- the LOC121741138 gene encoding zinc finger protein CONSTANS-LIKE 2-like — translation MAASVPHNHCFDYPADFCLLPNDGETSSNMFNSNMQLLQLPLLSYDVNSPVSVASFPDVQFGLASDYMVVPQMETGFRDFSISDYNQSQVFDSGSEECSGSVWPPYNPSLAENWGIQGKDATMVEESDQVKVGRYSAEERKDRIVRYLKKRNQRNFNKTIKYACRKTLADKRVRVRGRFAKNNEAEILMDAQQNNSFHQDDEDYWLQAAMDNLANFPYLAT, via the exons atGGCTGCTTCAGTCCCTCACAACCACTGCTTCGATTACCCCGCAGATTTCTGCCTTCTCCCTAATGACGGAGAAACCTCCTCAAACATGTTCAACTCCAACATGCAGCTGCTGCAGCTTCCGTTGCTGAGCTACGATGTCAATTCCCCGGTTTCAGTAGCGTCTTTTCCCGACGTCCAATTTGGCCTTGCTTCGGATTATATGGTCGTTCCTCAGATGGAGACCGGGTTTCGTGATTTCTCCATCTCTGATTACAATCAGAGCCAAGTTTTCGATTCCGGATCGGAAGAGTGCAGTGGATCAGTTTGGCCACCTTACAATCCCTCGCTTGCTGAAAATTGG gGGATACAAGGGAAAGATGCGACAATGGTGGAGGAGAGCGATCAGGTGAAGGTGGGGAGATATTCAGCTGAAGAAAGGAAGGACAGAATTGTCAGATActtgaagaaaagaaaccagaGAAATTTTAACAAGACCATCAAG TATGCGTGTCGTAAAACCCTAGCAGACAAGCGTGTCCGAGTTCGTGGGAGATTTGCCAAGAAcaatgaagctgaaatattGATGGACGCACAACAAAACAATTCATTTCACCAAGATGATGAGGACTATTGGCTGCAAGCGGCCATGGACAATCTTGCCAACTTTCCTTATTTAGCCACCTAG
- the LOC121740845 gene encoding transcription factor JUNGBRUNNEN 1-like isoform X2: MMEEENVSNTISKEEEEEEEEEEEDDEDAQLPGFRFHPTDEELVGFYLRRKVEKRPIRLDLINQVDIYKFDPWDLPRGRECYFFCRRGKKYKNSMRPNRVGRSGFWKATGIDRPIYSSDRDCIGLKKSLVYYRGSAGKGTKTDWMMHEFRLPATTQQEPEVWTLCRILKRSASNRKYVPDWKDMAAAKRVTTVAASEDQHGRSYISFTAPLVKKQEVSTETSCVENLKQQQKSSSSYSMYGDINEFLKHADWEDLQSMVDCAAAAAVAVAPTPTNPYCL, from the exons ATGATGGAAGAGGAAAACGTGAGCAACACAATCTcaaaggaagaggaagaggaagaggaagaggaagaggaagacgaTGAAGATGCCCAGCTTCCGGGTTTCCGGTTTCACCCCACAGACGAAGAGCTAGTTGGTTTCTATCTGCGACGCAAGGTCGAAAAGCGGCCCATCCGCCTCGACCTCATCAACCAAGTCGACATCTACAAATTCGACCCATGGGATCTTCCAA GGGGGAGAGAGTGCTACTTCTTCTGCAGAAGAGGGAAGAAATACAAGAACAGCATGAGGCCAAACAGGGTGGGTCGATCAGGGTTCTGGAAGGCCACAGGGATCGACCGCCCCATCTACTCCTCCGACCGCGACTGCATTGGTCTAAAGAAGTCCCTCGTCTACTACCGCGGCTCAGCCGGCAAGGGCACCAAGACCGACTGGATGATGCACGAGTTCCGCCTCCCCGCCACCACCCAACAGGAACCA GAAGTGTGGACTCTATGCCGAATACTGAAGCGAAGCGCCTCCAACAGGAAGTACGTGCCCGACTGGAAGGATATGGCGGCAGCGAAGAGAGTGACAACTGTAGCCGCGAGCGAGGATCAGCACGGGCGGAGCTACATCAGCTTCACAGCTCCGCTTGTGAAGAAGCAAGAAGTATCAACTGAAACCAGCTGTGTGGAGAATCTTAAGCAGCAGCAGAAATCTTCTTCGAGCTATAGCATGTACGGTGACATCAATGAGTTTTTGAAACACGCGGATTGGGAAGATCTTCAATCCATGGTCGATtgcgctgctgctgctgctgttgctgTTGCTCCTACTCCTACTAATCCTTACTGTTTATGA
- the LOC121740845 gene encoding transcription factor JUNGBRUNNEN 1-like isoform X1, which yields MMEEENVSNTISKEEEEEEEEEEEDDEDAQLPGFRFHPTDEELVGFYLRRKVEKRPIRLDLINQVDIYKFDPWDLPTTGGRECYFFCRRGKKYKNSMRPNRVGRSGFWKATGIDRPIYSSDRDCIGLKKSLVYYRGSAGKGTKTDWMMHEFRLPATTQQEPEVWTLCRILKRSASNRKYVPDWKDMAAAKRVTTVAASEDQHGRSYISFTAPLVKKQEVSTETSCVENLKQQQKSSSSYSMYGDINEFLKHADWEDLQSMVDCAAAAAVAVAPTPTNPYCL from the exons ATGATGGAAGAGGAAAACGTGAGCAACACAATCTcaaaggaagaggaagaggaagaggaagaggaagaggaagacgaTGAAGATGCCCAGCTTCCGGGTTTCCGGTTTCACCCCACAGACGAAGAGCTAGTTGGTTTCTATCTGCGACGCAAGGTCGAAAAGCGGCCCATCCGCCTCGACCTCATCAACCAAGTCGACATCTACAAATTCGACCCATGGGATCTTCCAA CCACAGGGGGGAGAGAGTGCTACTTCTTCTGCAGAAGAGGGAAGAAATACAAGAACAGCATGAGGCCAAACAGGGTGGGTCGATCAGGGTTCTGGAAGGCCACAGGGATCGACCGCCCCATCTACTCCTCCGACCGCGACTGCATTGGTCTAAAGAAGTCCCTCGTCTACTACCGCGGCTCAGCCGGCAAGGGCACCAAGACCGACTGGATGATGCACGAGTTCCGCCTCCCCGCCACCACCCAACAGGAACCA GAAGTGTGGACTCTATGCCGAATACTGAAGCGAAGCGCCTCCAACAGGAAGTACGTGCCCGACTGGAAGGATATGGCGGCAGCGAAGAGAGTGACAACTGTAGCCGCGAGCGAGGATCAGCACGGGCGGAGCTACATCAGCTTCACAGCTCCGCTTGTGAAGAAGCAAGAAGTATCAACTGAAACCAGCTGTGTGGAGAATCTTAAGCAGCAGCAGAAATCTTCTTCGAGCTATAGCATGTACGGTGACATCAATGAGTTTTTGAAACACGCGGATTGGGAAGATCTTCAATCCATGGTCGATtgcgctgctgctgctgctgttgctgTTGCTCCTACTCCTACTAATCCTTACTGTTTATGA